The Bradysia coprophila strain Holo2 chromosome IV unlocalized genomic scaffold, BU_Bcop_v1 contig_84, whole genome shotgun sequence genome window below encodes:
- the LOC119072746 gene encoding ribosomal protein S6 kinase 2 beta isoform X1 yields MFIFHDHNMDHVFLNINVNRNTNGSNNPDRSKTETLQDDIEMVVDESHDLHQNDDTVHMVDYDVNMKEREFELKDVVKEGHDKADPSQFELLRVLGEGSFGKVFLVRKIIGKDAGALYAMKVLKKATLKVKDRVRSTTERNILADVGHAFIVKLHYAFQTPGKLYLILDFLRGGDLFTRLSKEVMFTEEDVKFYLAELALALNHLHSIGIIYRDLKPENILLDQDGHIALTDFGLSKQPLDGSKTYSFCGTVEYMAPEVVNRKGHHFSADWWSFGVLMYEMLTGNLPFHCSTRQETMNQILKAKLGMPDNLSSEAQSLLRALFKRNPQNRVGAGPNGIEDIKSHEFFATIDWPNLVEKKVRPPFIPAVSRDDAFYFDVEYTSKSPKDSPGGPVSASAHEIFRGFSFIAPGLLDDTNVASVRMPFSNDIPGVKPGVFQDEYNVMQELGRGTFSVCRLCESKTTRKQYAVKIINKSNHDCREEVEILLRYGNHPNIVTLYGVHEDSLYVYLVMELLRGGELLDRILAIHRMSESEASAVLRTVVSAVAYLHDHGVVHRDLKPSNLLYASIQQTPESLKLCDLGFGRQLRADNGLLMTPCYTANFVAPEVLKRQGYDLACDIWSLGVLLYIMLDGKTPFASTPDDSPEMILSRIGSGYIDLSSGHWENVSHEVKDLLGKMLHIVPQKRPLAAQILCHPWMLQQPPPEIRTTDVSGMSHARQETAALRGAVAATFRAIASPQAANVGPVGMSELARRRARDKPSDL; encoded by the exons ACCCTCCAAGATGACATAGAAATGGTCGTAGACGAATCGCACGATCTACATCAAAACGACGATACAGTTCACATGGTCGATTATGACGTCAATATGAAGGAACGTGAATTCGAGTTGAAAGATGTTGTCAAAGAAGGCCATGATAAGGCCGATCCATCTCAATTCGAATTGTTGCGAGTGCTGGGCGAGGGATCGTTCGGAAAGGTTTTCCTGGTGCGCAAAATTATCGGCAAAGATGCGGGTGCATTGTATGCAATGAAG GTGCTGAAAAAAGCTACGCTCAAAGTGAAGGATCGAGTGCGTAGTACAACCGAGCGGAATATATTAGCTGATGTTGGACACGCCTTTATTGTAAAACTACATTACGCATTTCAGACGCCTGGTAAATTATACTTAATTCTGGACTTTTTACGGGGAGGAGATCTATTTACACGACTTAGTAAAGAG GTCATGTTCACCGAAGAGGACGTAAAATTCTATTTAGCCGAATTAGCACTAGCCCTGAACCACTTGCATAGTATAGGAATCATCTACAGAGATCTTAAGCCAGAAAATAT TTTACTGGATCAAGACGGTCACATTGCACTAACTGACTTTGGGCTCAGTAAACAGCCACTGGACGGATCAAAAACGTACAGTTTTTGTGGTACAGTCGAGTATATGGCACCGGAAGTCGTCAATCGAAAAGGACATCATTTCAGTGCGGACTGGTGGTCGTTTGGTGTTTTAATG TACGAGATGTTAACGGGAAATCTTCCTTTTCATTGTTCCACACGTCAAGAGACAATGAATCAAATACTTAAGGCCAAACTTGGCATGCCCGACAACCTCAGTTCTGAAGCTCAATCATTGTTACGTGCATTATTTAAGCGAAATCCGCAGAATCGTGTTGGAGCTGGACCGAATGGCATCGAAGACATAAAGAGCCACGAATTCTTCGCGACAATAGACTGGCCGAATTTGGTCGAGAAAAAAGTGCGTCCGCCGTTTATTCCAGCTGTGTCCCGTGACGATGCGTTTTACTTTGATGTTGAATACACCAGCAAATCACCGAAAGATTCGCCGGGCGGACCGGTTAGTGCCAGTGCGCATGAAATATTTCGCGGTTTCAGTTTCATTGCGCCGGGTTTATTGGATGACACAAATGTGGCGAGTGTTCGAATGCCATTTTCGAATGATATTCCAGGGGTGAAACCGGGAGTATTTCAGGACGAGTACAATGTGATGCAGGAACTTGGTCGCGGCACGTTTTCCGTTTGCCGATTATGTGAGTCGAAGACGACCAGAAAACAGTACGCAGTCAAGATCATCAACAAATCGAATCATGACTGTCGCGAAGAGGTCGAAATATTGTTGC GATACGGCAACCATCCCAACATTGTTACACTGTATGGAGTTCACGAGGACAGCCTCTATGTGTACTTAGTGATGGAGTTGTTACGAGGTGGTGAACTACTGGATCGAATATTAGCTATCCATAGGATGAGTGAAAGTGAAGCTAGTGCCGTTCTGCGAACTGTTGTTTCGGCTGTCGCCTACCTTCACGATCATGGCGTTGTGCATAG GGATTTGAAGCCGTCGAATCTGTTATACGCTTCCATACAACAGACGCCAGAATCCTTAAAACTTTGTGATTTAGGTTTCGGTCGTCAATTACGTGCAGACAATGGACTGTTGATG ACCCCATGCTATACTGCAAATTTTGTTGCACCGGAAGTACTGAAGAGACAAGGCTATGATTTGGCTTGTGACATTTGGTCGCTTGGTGTTCTACTGTATATTATGCTTGATGGAAAAACACCATTTGCTAGCACACCAGACGATTCACCAGAAATGATTTTAAGTCGAATAGGTTCCGGTTACATTGACCTGTCGTCTGGG CACtgggaaaatgtttcacaTGAGGTCAAAGATCTGCTCGGAAAAATGCTTCATATCGTACCACAGAAGCGACCGCTAGCAGCACAAATACTTTGTCATCCATGGATGTTACAGCAACCGCCACCCGAAATCAGAACGACAGATGTCAGTGGCATGTCGCATGCGCGTCAAGAAACCGCGGCTCTCAGAGGTGCAGTGGCTGCAACATTTAGAG
- the LOC119072746 gene encoding ribosomal protein S6 kinase 2 beta isoform X2 yields MESHHQSMRRERALGISNSISGLRIICSTLQDDIEMVVDESHDLHQNDDTVHMVDYDVNMKEREFELKDVVKEGHDKADPSQFELLRVLGEGSFGKVFLVRKIIGKDAGALYAMKVLKKATLKVKDRVRSTTERNILADVGHAFIVKLHYAFQTPGKLYLILDFLRGGDLFTRLSKEVMFTEEDVKFYLAELALALNHLHSIGIIYRDLKPENILLDQDGHIALTDFGLSKQPLDGSKTYSFCGTVEYMAPEVVNRKGHHFSADWWSFGVLMYEMLTGNLPFHCSTRQETMNQILKAKLGMPDNLSSEAQSLLRALFKRNPQNRVGAGPNGIEDIKSHEFFATIDWPNLVEKKVRPPFIPAVSRDDAFYFDVEYTSKSPKDSPGGPVSASAHEIFRGFSFIAPGLLDDTNVASVRMPFSNDIPGVKPGVFQDEYNVMQELGRGTFSVCRLCESKTTRKQYAVKIINKSNHDCREEVEILLRYGNHPNIVTLYGVHEDSLYVYLVMELLRGGELLDRILAIHRMSESEASAVLRTVVSAVAYLHDHGVVHRDLKPSNLLYASIQQTPESLKLCDLGFGRQLRADNGLLMTPCYTANFVAPEVLKRQGYDLACDIWSLGVLLYIMLDGKTPFASTPDDSPEMILSRIGSGYIDLSSGHWENVSHEVKDLLGKMLHIVPQKRPLAAQILCHPWMLQQPPPEIRTTDVSGMSHARQETAALRGAVAATFRAIASPQAANVGPVGMSELARRRARDKPSDL; encoded by the exons ACCCTCCAAGATGACATAGAAATGGTCGTAGACGAATCGCACGATCTACATCAAAACGACGATACAGTTCACATGGTCGATTATGACGTCAATATGAAGGAACGTGAATTCGAGTTGAAAGATGTTGTCAAAGAAGGCCATGATAAGGCCGATCCATCTCAATTCGAATTGTTGCGAGTGCTGGGCGAGGGATCGTTCGGAAAGGTTTTCCTGGTGCGCAAAATTATCGGCAAAGATGCGGGTGCATTGTATGCAATGAAG GTGCTGAAAAAAGCTACGCTCAAAGTGAAGGATCGAGTGCGTAGTACAACCGAGCGGAATATATTAGCTGATGTTGGACACGCCTTTATTGTAAAACTACATTACGCATTTCAGACGCCTGGTAAATTATACTTAATTCTGGACTTTTTACGGGGAGGAGATCTATTTACACGACTTAGTAAAGAG GTCATGTTCACCGAAGAGGACGTAAAATTCTATTTAGCCGAATTAGCACTAGCCCTGAACCACTTGCATAGTATAGGAATCATCTACAGAGATCTTAAGCCAGAAAATAT TTTACTGGATCAAGACGGTCACATTGCACTAACTGACTTTGGGCTCAGTAAACAGCCACTGGACGGATCAAAAACGTACAGTTTTTGTGGTACAGTCGAGTATATGGCACCGGAAGTCGTCAATCGAAAAGGACATCATTTCAGTGCGGACTGGTGGTCGTTTGGTGTTTTAATG TACGAGATGTTAACGGGAAATCTTCCTTTTCATTGTTCCACACGTCAAGAGACAATGAATCAAATACTTAAGGCCAAACTTGGCATGCCCGACAACCTCAGTTCTGAAGCTCAATCATTGTTACGTGCATTATTTAAGCGAAATCCGCAGAATCGTGTTGGAGCTGGACCGAATGGCATCGAAGACATAAAGAGCCACGAATTCTTCGCGACAATAGACTGGCCGAATTTGGTCGAGAAAAAAGTGCGTCCGCCGTTTATTCCAGCTGTGTCCCGTGACGATGCGTTTTACTTTGATGTTGAATACACCAGCAAATCACCGAAAGATTCGCCGGGCGGACCGGTTAGTGCCAGTGCGCATGAAATATTTCGCGGTTTCAGTTTCATTGCGCCGGGTTTATTGGATGACACAAATGTGGCGAGTGTTCGAATGCCATTTTCGAATGATATTCCAGGGGTGAAACCGGGAGTATTTCAGGACGAGTACAATGTGATGCAGGAACTTGGTCGCGGCACGTTTTCCGTTTGCCGATTATGTGAGTCGAAGACGACCAGAAAACAGTACGCAGTCAAGATCATCAACAAATCGAATCATGACTGTCGCGAAGAGGTCGAAATATTGTTGC GATACGGCAACCATCCCAACATTGTTACACTGTATGGAGTTCACGAGGACAGCCTCTATGTGTACTTAGTGATGGAGTTGTTACGAGGTGGTGAACTACTGGATCGAATATTAGCTATCCATAGGATGAGTGAAAGTGAAGCTAGTGCCGTTCTGCGAACTGTTGTTTCGGCTGTCGCCTACCTTCACGATCATGGCGTTGTGCATAG GGATTTGAAGCCGTCGAATCTGTTATACGCTTCCATACAACAGACGCCAGAATCCTTAAAACTTTGTGATTTAGGTTTCGGTCGTCAATTACGTGCAGACAATGGACTGTTGATG ACCCCATGCTATACTGCAAATTTTGTTGCACCGGAAGTACTGAAGAGACAAGGCTATGATTTGGCTTGTGACATTTGGTCGCTTGGTGTTCTACTGTATATTATGCTTGATGGAAAAACACCATTTGCTAGCACACCAGACGATTCACCAGAAATGATTTTAAGTCGAATAGGTTCCGGTTACATTGACCTGTCGTCTGGG CACtgggaaaatgtttcacaTGAGGTCAAAGATCTGCTCGGAAAAATGCTTCATATCGTACCACAGAAGCGACCGCTAGCAGCACAAATACTTTGTCATCCATGGATGTTACAGCAACCGCCACCCGAAATCAGAACGACAGATGTCAGTGGCATGTCGCATGCGCGTCAAGAAACCGCGGCTCTCAGAGGTGCAGTGGCTGCAACATTTAGAG
- the LOC119072746 gene encoding ribosomal protein S6 kinase 2 beta isoform X3, which translates to MPLAGDPTSNQWRVITNQCVENVTLQDDIEMVVDESHDLHQNDDTVHMVDYDVNMKEREFELKDVVKEGHDKADPSQFELLRVLGEGSFGKVFLVRKIIGKDAGALYAMKVLKKATLKVKDRVRSTTERNILADVGHAFIVKLHYAFQTPGKLYLILDFLRGGDLFTRLSKEVMFTEEDVKFYLAELALALNHLHSIGIIYRDLKPENILLDQDGHIALTDFGLSKQPLDGSKTYSFCGTVEYMAPEVVNRKGHHFSADWWSFGVLMYEMLTGNLPFHCSTRQETMNQILKAKLGMPDNLSSEAQSLLRALFKRNPQNRVGAGPNGIEDIKSHEFFATIDWPNLVEKKVRPPFIPAVSRDDAFYFDVEYTSKSPKDSPGGPVSASAHEIFRGFSFIAPGLLDDTNVASVRMPFSNDIPGVKPGVFQDEYNVMQELGRGTFSVCRLCESKTTRKQYAVKIINKSNHDCREEVEILLRYGNHPNIVTLYGVHEDSLYVYLVMELLRGGELLDRILAIHRMSESEASAVLRTVVSAVAYLHDHGVVHRDLKPSNLLYASIQQTPESLKLCDLGFGRQLRADNGLLMTPCYTANFVAPEVLKRQGYDLACDIWSLGVLLYIMLDGKTPFASTPDDSPEMILSRIGSGYIDLSSGHWENVSHEVKDLLGKMLHIVPQKRPLAAQILCHPWMLQQPPPEIRTTDVSGMSHARQETAALRGAVAATFRAIASPQAANVGPVGMSELARRRARDKPSDL; encoded by the exons ACCCTCCAAGATGACATAGAAATGGTCGTAGACGAATCGCACGATCTACATCAAAACGACGATACAGTTCACATGGTCGATTATGACGTCAATATGAAGGAACGTGAATTCGAGTTGAAAGATGTTGTCAAAGAAGGCCATGATAAGGCCGATCCATCTCAATTCGAATTGTTGCGAGTGCTGGGCGAGGGATCGTTCGGAAAGGTTTTCCTGGTGCGCAAAATTATCGGCAAAGATGCGGGTGCATTGTATGCAATGAAG GTGCTGAAAAAAGCTACGCTCAAAGTGAAGGATCGAGTGCGTAGTACAACCGAGCGGAATATATTAGCTGATGTTGGACACGCCTTTATTGTAAAACTACATTACGCATTTCAGACGCCTGGTAAATTATACTTAATTCTGGACTTTTTACGGGGAGGAGATCTATTTACACGACTTAGTAAAGAG GTCATGTTCACCGAAGAGGACGTAAAATTCTATTTAGCCGAATTAGCACTAGCCCTGAACCACTTGCATAGTATAGGAATCATCTACAGAGATCTTAAGCCAGAAAATAT TTTACTGGATCAAGACGGTCACATTGCACTAACTGACTTTGGGCTCAGTAAACAGCCACTGGACGGATCAAAAACGTACAGTTTTTGTGGTACAGTCGAGTATATGGCACCGGAAGTCGTCAATCGAAAAGGACATCATTTCAGTGCGGACTGGTGGTCGTTTGGTGTTTTAATG TACGAGATGTTAACGGGAAATCTTCCTTTTCATTGTTCCACACGTCAAGAGACAATGAATCAAATACTTAAGGCCAAACTTGGCATGCCCGACAACCTCAGTTCTGAAGCTCAATCATTGTTACGTGCATTATTTAAGCGAAATCCGCAGAATCGTGTTGGAGCTGGACCGAATGGCATCGAAGACATAAAGAGCCACGAATTCTTCGCGACAATAGACTGGCCGAATTTGGTCGAGAAAAAAGTGCGTCCGCCGTTTATTCCAGCTGTGTCCCGTGACGATGCGTTTTACTTTGATGTTGAATACACCAGCAAATCACCGAAAGATTCGCCGGGCGGACCGGTTAGTGCCAGTGCGCATGAAATATTTCGCGGTTTCAGTTTCATTGCGCCGGGTTTATTGGATGACACAAATGTGGCGAGTGTTCGAATGCCATTTTCGAATGATATTCCAGGGGTGAAACCGGGAGTATTTCAGGACGAGTACAATGTGATGCAGGAACTTGGTCGCGGCACGTTTTCCGTTTGCCGATTATGTGAGTCGAAGACGACCAGAAAACAGTACGCAGTCAAGATCATCAACAAATCGAATCATGACTGTCGCGAAGAGGTCGAAATATTGTTGC GATACGGCAACCATCCCAACATTGTTACACTGTATGGAGTTCACGAGGACAGCCTCTATGTGTACTTAGTGATGGAGTTGTTACGAGGTGGTGAACTACTGGATCGAATATTAGCTATCCATAGGATGAGTGAAAGTGAAGCTAGTGCCGTTCTGCGAACTGTTGTTTCGGCTGTCGCCTACCTTCACGATCATGGCGTTGTGCATAG GGATTTGAAGCCGTCGAATCTGTTATACGCTTCCATACAACAGACGCCAGAATCCTTAAAACTTTGTGATTTAGGTTTCGGTCGTCAATTACGTGCAGACAATGGACTGTTGATG ACCCCATGCTATACTGCAAATTTTGTTGCACCGGAAGTACTGAAGAGACAAGGCTATGATTTGGCTTGTGACATTTGGTCGCTTGGTGTTCTACTGTATATTATGCTTGATGGAAAAACACCATTTGCTAGCACACCAGACGATTCACCAGAAATGATTTTAAGTCGAATAGGTTCCGGTTACATTGACCTGTCGTCTGGG CACtgggaaaatgtttcacaTGAGGTCAAAGATCTGCTCGGAAAAATGCTTCATATCGTACCACAGAAGCGACCGCTAGCAGCACAAATACTTTGTCATCCATGGATGTTACAGCAACCGCCACCCGAAATCAGAACGACAGATGTCAGTGGCATGTCGCATGCGCGTCAAGAAACCGCGGCTCTCAGAGGTGCAGTGGCTGCAACATTTAGAG